The Terriglobia bacterium DNA window CCAGCTTGTGCCGCAGGCGCGAGACGTGGCCGTCGATCGAGCGGTCGAACGCCTCCTCGGCCGAGCCGCGGGCCAGCTCCATGAGCCGCTCGCGGGAGATCACCCGTCCGGCGTGAGAAGCCAGCGCCCGCAGCAGATCGAAC harbors:
- a CDS encoding helix-turn-helix domain-containing protein, encoding FDLLRALASHAGRVISRERLMELARGSAEEAFDRSIDGHVSRLRHKLGDSPRHPRLLKTVRGAGYVLVAEDGA